A stretch of Bradyrhizobium diazoefficiens DNA encodes these proteins:
- a CDS encoding MFS transporter, whose product MTAADPLQRIERAEIEDTSLLAFYRDMNAPERRTFWACAAGWALDGMDFMIYPLVIGTIVALWKVDAASAGLAGTVTLLASAIGGWLGGYLSDHIGRVRTLQITIIWFSIFSLVCAVVQNFEQLLIARAVLGLGFGGEWAAGAVLMGEAIRPQYRGRAVGSVQSGWAVGWGLAVLSQAILFSLMPAETAWRWMFVIGAVPALLVFYIRRSVTEPEIAAEARAKQAASGDRPALWEIFSGPILKTTILASLAATGCQGGYYAITFWVPQFLTKERHLSIVGSTGYLSTLIIGSFIGYLVGAWLADRIGRRNLFLTFSIGAIAVVLLYTQLPLTNEILWVLGFPLGFFASGYFSGVGAFLTELYPTRLRGSGQGFCYNFGRGIGALFPFLVGALSASTSLANAIAIFAVVAYALFFIAAFALPETRGRVLHAD is encoded by the coding sequence ATGACCGCAGCCGATCCGCTCCAGCGCATCGAGCGCGCCGAGATCGAGGACACCAGCCTTCTCGCCTTCTACCGTGACATGAATGCACCGGAGCGGCGGACGTTCTGGGCCTGCGCGGCGGGCTGGGCGCTCGACGGCATGGACTTCATGATCTATCCGCTGGTGATCGGAACCATTGTCGCACTGTGGAAGGTCGATGCGGCGTCGGCCGGTCTTGCCGGCACGGTGACGCTGCTGGCATCCGCCATCGGCGGCTGGCTCGGCGGTTATCTCTCCGATCATATCGGCCGGGTCAGGACACTCCAGATCACCATCATCTGGTTCTCCATCTTCTCGCTGGTCTGCGCCGTGGTGCAGAATTTCGAACAGCTCCTGATCGCGCGCGCCGTGCTGGGCCTCGGCTTCGGCGGCGAGTGGGCCGCAGGCGCCGTGCTGATGGGCGAGGCGATCCGGCCGCAATATCGCGGACGCGCGGTCGGCTCGGTGCAATCGGGCTGGGCCGTCGGTTGGGGCCTCGCTGTGCTGTCGCAGGCGATTCTGTTTTCGCTGATGCCGGCGGAGACGGCGTGGCGCTGGATGTTCGTGATCGGCGCGGTGCCGGCGCTCCTGGTGTTCTACATCCGCCGCTCCGTCACCGAGCCGGAGATCGCTGCCGAGGCCCGCGCGAAGCAGGCCGCCAGCGGTGATCGTCCGGCGCTCTGGGAAATCTTCTCGGGCCCGATCCTGAAGACCACGATTCTCGCGTCACTCGCCGCGACGGGTTGCCAGGGCGGCTACTACGCCATCACCTTCTGGGTGCCGCAGTTTCTGACCAAGGAGCGGCATCTGTCGATCGTCGGCTCGACCGGCTATCTCTCGACGCTGATCATCGGCTCCTTCATCGGCTATCTCGTCGGCGCCTGGCTCGCCGACCGGATCGGACGACGCAATCTATTCCTGACCTTCTCCATCGGCGCCATCGCGGTGGTGCTGCTCTACACGCAGCTGCCGCTGACCAACGAAATCCTGTGGGTGCTGGGATTTCCGCTCGGCTTCTTCGCCTCGGGCTATTTCTCAGGGGTCGGCGCGTTCCTGACCGAACTCTATCCGACGCGGCTGCGTGGCTCCGGCCAGGGCTTCTGCTACAATTTCGGCCGCGGCATCGGTGCGCTGTTTCCGTTCCTCGTCGGTGCGCTGTCGGCATCGACGTCGCTTGCGAATGCGATCGCCATCTTCGCGGTCGTGGCTTACGCGCTGTTCTTCATCGCTGCGTTCGCGTTGCCGGAGACGCGCGGCCGCGTGCTGCATGCGGACTAG
- a CDS encoding glutathione S-transferase family protein gives MLTVHHLNNSRSQRVLWLLEELGVPYEIVRYERQPDMRAPKELRAIHPLGKSPVITDNGNTIAESGAIIEYLIATYGNGRLIPPPNTPERLRFTYWLHYAEGSAMSPLLLKLLFTLMPKRAPALLRPLVRKVSNQALTALVNPQLKQHMDYWEGELGKSEWFAGNEFTAADIQMSFPLEAAQARGGLEQGHPKAIALLERIHARPAYARALEKGGPYQVGR, from the coding sequence ATGCTGACCGTCCATCACCTCAACAATTCCCGATCGCAACGGGTGCTGTGGCTGCTCGAGGAGTTGGGCGTGCCCTACGAGATCGTGCGCTACGAGCGCCAGCCCGACATGCGGGCACCGAAAGAGCTGCGCGCGATTCATCCGCTCGGCAAATCGCCCGTCATCACCGACAACGGCAACACCATCGCCGAGTCCGGCGCGATCATCGAATATCTGATCGCGACCTACGGCAACGGCCGGCTGATCCCGCCGCCGAACACCCCGGAGCGGCTGCGCTTCACCTATTGGCTTCACTATGCCGAGGGGTCCGCGATGTCGCCGTTGCTGTTGAAGCTGCTGTTCACGCTGATGCCGAAGCGCGCACCGGCGCTGCTTCGCCCGTTGGTGCGCAAGGTCTCGAACCAGGCCCTCACCGCGCTGGTCAATCCGCAGCTCAAGCAGCACATGGATTATTGGGAAGGCGAGCTCGGCAAGAGCGAATGGTTCGCAGGCAATGAGTTCACCGCAGCCGACATCCAGATGAGCTTTCCGCTCGAAGCCGCGCAAGCGCGCGGTGGACTGGAGCAGGGCCATCCCAAGGCGATAGCGCTCCTGGAGCGCATCCACGCGCGGCCGGCCTATGCGCGCGCGCTGGAGAAGGGCGGACCGTATCAGGTGGGGCGGTAA
- a CDS encoding DUF2239 family protein: MAMIPMQRTFTAFQGQCRLASGPAGEIALVVKRIATRPDEPIIIFEDATGRSIDFDLRGGDREVLARLAKLIPPPVEETAPPPEPRGRGRPKLGVVAREVTLLPRHWEWLNAQPGGASVALRKLVDEARRASGDKDRERQARDAAYHFMSTMAGNLPQFEEASRALFADDRRRFAGLIADWPADIRDHIVKLAYSDRA; the protein is encoded by the coding sequence ATGGCAATGATTCCAATGCAGCGAACTTTTACGGCCTTCCAGGGTCAATGCCGCCTGGCATCGGGCCCGGCGGGAGAGATCGCGTTGGTCGTCAAGCGGATCGCGACAAGGCCGGACGAGCCCATCATCATCTTCGAGGACGCCACGGGCCGATCGATCGACTTCGATCTGCGCGGCGGGGATCGCGAGGTGTTGGCGCGGTTGGCGAAGCTCATCCCGCCTCCGGTTGAGGAGACCGCACCACCACCCGAGCCGCGCGGTCGCGGGCGGCCAAAGCTCGGCGTGGTCGCGCGCGAGGTGACGCTGCTGCCGCGGCACTGGGAGTGGCTCAATGCGCAACCCGGCGGCGCCTCGGTCGCGCTGCGGAAACTCGTCGACGAGGCGCGGCGCGCGAGCGGCGACAAGGACCGCGAACGGCAGGCACGCGACGCGGCCTATCACTTCATGTCGACCATGGCCGGCAATCTGCCGCAGTTCGAGGAGGCCTCGCGCGCGCTGTTTGCGGATGACCGGCGACGCTTCGCCGGACTGATCGCCGACTGGCCGGCTGACATCCGCGACCACATCGTCAAGCTCGCCTATAGCGACCGCGCCTAG
- a CDS encoding MATE family efflux transporter, producing MSAAKPLWLNFLRFLAPLLLSNALQSLFGTVSNVYLGQMIGVDALAAVSVFFPVMFFLFAFVMGLSTGATVLIGQAFGAGESGRIKIVVGTTLAVGLLLSISVALVGGLFSRQLMMALATPTDILDQASAYARVMLLTMPLGFVFLLMTAMIRGVGDALTPLLALALSTTIGLILTPMLIRGALGLPAAGITSPAWAAAIANALTLVALGAYLRRKKHALAPDAALLHHLRLNRAVLGKILGIGLPSAIGMVVMAIAELVLLGLVNGFGSDATAAYGAVNQVMGYTQFTAISISIAVSILGAQAIGGGDRARLDGIVRTGLAFNLVLTGGLVALIYLVPRAALGIFITDGSVLDLANGLLFIALWSSVPFGLATVFSGAMRAAGVALMPMLLSIFAIVAIELPSAVILSRIVGLKGVWAAYPIVFCAMFILQAGYFLLVWRKRAIRRLI from the coding sequence ATGTCTGCTGCCAAGCCACTCTGGCTCAATTTCCTGCGCTTCCTCGCACCGCTCTTGCTGAGCAACGCGCTGCAATCGCTGTTCGGCACCGTCAGCAATGTCTATCTCGGCCAGATGATCGGCGTCGACGCGCTCGCGGCGGTCTCGGTGTTCTTCCCGGTGATGTTCTTCCTGTTCGCCTTCGTCATGGGCCTGAGCACCGGCGCCACCGTGCTGATCGGGCAGGCCTTTGGCGCTGGCGAGTCCGGCAGAATCAAGATCGTTGTCGGCACGACACTCGCGGTTGGCCTGCTGCTTTCGATATCGGTGGCGCTGGTTGGCGGTCTGTTCAGCCGGCAATTGATGATGGCTCTCGCCACGCCCACAGACATTCTCGACCAGGCCAGCGCTTACGCGCGCGTCATGCTGCTCACCATGCCGCTTGGCTTCGTCTTCCTGCTGATGACGGCGATGATCCGCGGCGTCGGCGACGCGCTGACGCCGCTACTGGCGCTGGCGTTGTCGACCACGATCGGTTTGATCCTGACGCCGATGCTGATCCGCGGCGCGCTCGGCCTGCCGGCGGCCGGCATCACCAGCCCGGCCTGGGCGGCTGCGATTGCCAATGCGCTCACGCTGGTCGCGCTGGGTGCCTATCTGCGACGGAAGAAGCATGCACTGGCACCGGACGCCGCGCTGCTACATCATCTGCGGCTCAACCGTGCGGTACTGGGAAAGATCCTCGGCATAGGCTTACCAAGTGCGATCGGCATGGTGGTGATGGCGATCGCCGAGCTTGTGCTGCTCGGCCTCGTCAATGGCTTTGGATCGGATGCGACCGCCGCCTATGGCGCCGTCAACCAGGTGATGGGCTACACCCAGTTCACGGCGATATCGATCTCGATCGCGGTTTCGATCCTCGGCGCGCAAGCCATCGGCGGCGGCGATCGCGCGCGACTCGATGGCATCGTCCGCACCGGTCTCGCGTTCAACCTCGTGCTGACCGGCGGACTGGTGGCGTTGATCTATCTGGTGCCGCGTGCCGCGCTCGGCATTTTCATCACCGATGGCTCCGTGCTCGACCTGGCGAACGGACTGCTCTTCATCGCCTTGTGGAGCTCGGTGCCGTTCGGGCTAGCCACGGTGTTCTCCGGCGCGATGCGCGCAGCCGGCGTGGCGTTGATGCCAATGCTGCTGTCGATCTTCGCCATTGTCGCGATCGAGCTGCCGTCCGCGGTGATCCTAAGCCGCATCGTCGGCCTGAAGGGCGTGTGGGCCGCCTATCCGATCGTGTTCTGCGCCATGTTTATTTTGCAGGCGGGCTATTTCCTTCTGGTGTGGCGCAAGCGTGCGATCCGGCGTCTGATCTGA
- a CDS encoding 2-hydroxychromene-2-carboxylate isomerase, which produces MTRTAPQFLFDFGSPNAYLSHLAIPAIEQRIGVKFEYVPILLGGIFKSTNNKSPAETLAGVRNKREFHQVETERFVKRFKVQPYVFNPNFPVNTLNLMRTAIAAQLEGVFEKYVDAAFHHMWREPKKMDDPEVAAKALASSGLDAQKLFARAQEPEVKGKLIKNTEEAVARGAFGSPTFFVGNEMFFGKEQLREVEEMVSGE; this is translated from the coding sequence TTGACCCGCACAGCCCCGCAATTCCTGTTCGATTTCGGCAGCCCGAACGCCTATCTCAGCCATCTCGCGATCCCGGCGATCGAACAGCGCATCGGCGTCAAATTCGAGTATGTGCCGATCCTGCTCGGCGGCATCTTCAAGTCGACCAACAACAAGTCGCCGGCCGAGACGCTGGCCGGCGTCAGGAACAAGCGCGAATTCCACCAGGTCGAGACCGAGCGCTTCGTCAAGCGCTTCAAGGTCCAGCCCTACGTCTTCAATCCCAATTTCCCCGTCAATACGCTGAACCTGATGCGCACAGCAATCGCGGCGCAGCTCGAAGGCGTGTTCGAGAAGTATGTCGATGCCGCCTTTCACCACATGTGGCGCGAGCCAAAGAAGATGGACGACCCCGAGGTCGCGGCGAAGGCGCTGGCATCCTCCGGGCTCGATGCCCAAAAACTGTTCGCCCGCGCCCAGGAGCCCGAGGTGAAGGGCAAGCTGATCAAGAACACCGAGGAGGCGGTCGCCCGCGGCGCCTTCGGCTCGCCGACCTTCTTCGTCGGCAACGAGATGTTCTTCGGCAAGGAGCAGCTGCGCGAGGTCGAGGAGATGGTGTCGGGCGAATAG
- the panE gene encoding 2-dehydropantoate 2-reductase — MRILVVGAGAIGGYFGGRLLQAGRDVTFLVRPRRASELASAGLVIKSPNGDVTLENPPTVQADKLAEKVDVVLLSCKAFDLDDAIKSFAPAVGPNTAIIPMLNGMKHLDTLDAKFGKERVLGGLCAIAATLNEKREVVQLQPMQSINYGERDGKLSDRVKAIDEAFKSGIVGATASQNIMQDMWEKWVFLSSLAASTSLMRTSVGNILAAPGGRDFLLGILDETSAIATASGYTPGGPFFERVKGMLTTEGSPMTASMFRDVKAGFPVEADHVIGDLIARGDAAKVPVPKLRIAYTHLKAYEKQRAG; from the coding sequence ATGCGTATCCTCGTGGTAGGCGCCGGCGCCATCGGCGGCTATTTCGGTGGCAGGCTGTTGCAGGCCGGCCGCGACGTCACTTTCCTGGTCCGGCCGCGCCGCGCCAGCGAGCTCGCAAGCGCAGGTCTCGTCATCAAGAGCCCGAATGGCGATGTGACCTTGGAGAATCCGCCGACCGTGCAAGCGGACAAGCTCGCGGAAAAAGTCGACGTCGTGCTGCTCAGCTGCAAGGCGTTCGACCTCGACGATGCCATCAAATCGTTCGCCCCTGCAGTCGGCCCGAACACCGCGATCATCCCGATGCTCAACGGCATGAAGCATCTCGATACGCTGGATGCCAAGTTCGGCAAGGAGCGCGTGCTCGGTGGTCTCTGCGCCATCGCCGCGACCTTGAACGAGAAGCGCGAGGTGGTGCAGCTGCAGCCGATGCAGTCGATCAATTACGGCGAGCGCGACGGCAAGCTGTCGGACCGGGTCAAGGCGATCGACGAGGCCTTCAAGAGCGGTATCGTTGGGGCCACCGCCAGCCAGAACATCATGCAGGACATGTGGGAGAAATGGGTGTTCCTGTCCTCGCTCGCGGCCTCCACCAGCCTGATGCGCACCTCGGTCGGCAACATCCTTGCCGCTCCCGGCGGGCGGGACTTTTTGCTCGGCATATTGGACGAGACCAGCGCGATCGCCACCGCGTCGGGCTATACGCCGGGCGGACCGTTCTTCGAGCGCGTCAAAGGCATGCTCACCACCGAGGGCTCACCGATGACGGCCTCGATGTTCCGCGACGTCAAGGCGGGCTTCCCGGTCGAGGCCGATCACGTCATCGGCGACCTCATCGCGCGCGGCGACGCGGCCAAGGTCCCGGTGCCGAAGCTGCGCATCGCGTACACGCATCTGAAGGCATATGAGAAGCAGCGGGCGGGGTAA
- a CDS encoding fasciclin domain-containing protein has translation MSKRIAYLTAAAFSALAITATVVAPACAEEKTVMVGGAAMFPSKNIVQNAVNSKDHTTLVAAVKAAGLVPTLEGKGPFTVFAPTNAAFGKLPAGTVDTLVKPENKATLTKILTYHVVAGKLEASDLTDGKKLKTVEGEELTVKKQDGKTWIVDAKGGTSMVTIANVNQSNGVIHVVDTVLMPAT, from the coding sequence ATGTCGAAGCGCATTGCCTATCTCACCGCCGCAGCCTTCAGTGCCCTGGCAATCACCGCGACCGTCGTTGCGCCCGCCTGTGCCGAAGAGAAGACCGTCATGGTCGGCGGCGCCGCGATGTTCCCGTCGAAGAACATCGTCCAGAACGCGGTCAATTCGAAGGATCACACCACGCTGGTGGCGGCGGTGAAGGCCGCCGGTCTGGTGCCGACGCTGGAAGGCAAGGGCCCGTTCACGGTGTTCGCGCCGACCAATGCCGCCTTCGGCAAGCTGCCGGCCGGCACCGTCGACACCCTGGTCAAGCCCGAGAACAAGGCGACCCTGACCAAGATCCTCACCTACCATGTTGTGGCCGGCAAGCTCGAAGCCTCCGACCTCACCGACGGCAAGAAGCTCAAGACCGTCGAGGGTGAGGAACTGACCGTCAAGAAGCAGGACGGCAAGACCTGGATCGTCGACGCCAAGGGCGGCACCTCGATGGTGACGATTGCCAACGTCAACCAGTCCAACGGCGTGATCCATGTGGTCGACACCGTGCTGATGCCGGCGACGTAA
- a CDS encoding cytochrome b/b6 domain-containing protein translates to MSSLTVTDDQIATPAKVIQPAWVRVMHWTNAVAMILMIMSGWQIYNASPLFDFRFSHDITLGGWLGGALLWHFAAMWLLMINGLAYLVTGFATGRFRKKLLPITPSGVLHDVRAALTFKLGHDDLSVYNYVQRTLYAGIILVGVLIVLSGLSMWKPVQLHWLVTLFGDYPTARYIHFFCMAAICAFLVIHVLLALLVPKSLRAMIIGR, encoded by the coding sequence ATGTCGAGCCTCACCGTAACCGACGATCAGATCGCCACCCCGGCCAAAGTGATCCAGCCGGCCTGGGTCAGGGTCATGCACTGGACCAACGCCGTCGCCATGATCCTGATGATCATGTCGGGCTGGCAGATCTACAACGCCTCGCCGCTGTTCGATTTCCGTTTCTCGCACGACATCACGCTCGGCGGCTGGCTCGGCGGCGCGCTGCTCTGGCATTTCGCGGCGATGTGGCTGTTGATGATCAACGGCCTCGCTTATCTCGTCACCGGTTTTGCGACCGGTCGCTTCCGGAAAAAACTGCTGCCGATCACGCCGTCAGGCGTGCTCCACGACGTCAGGGCGGCGCTGACCTTCAAGCTCGGCCACGACGACCTCAGCGTCTACAATTACGTGCAGCGCACGCTCTATGCCGGCATCATATTGGTCGGTGTGCTCATCGTACTGTCCGGCCTGTCGATGTGGAAGCCGGTGCAGCTGCATTGGCTGGTGACGCTGTTCGGCGATTATCCGACGGCGCGCTACATCCATTTCTTCTGCATGGCGGCGATCTGCGCGTTCCTCGTCATCCACGTCCTGCTTGCGCTGCTGGTGCCGAAGAGCCTGCGCGCGATGATCATCGGTCGCTGA
- a CDS encoding molybdopterin-dependent oxidoreductase: MAKRSFLIPGVDKRLLIKDSIKVMPDIARRRFIAGGASLGALTLLAGCDVIDSSSADNLLAKVSKFNDAVQDFIFNPDALAPTFPESAITKPFPFNAYYDLDDAPEVDGDNWKLEVRGLVDNKKSWTLPELTKLPQFTQVTRHICVEGWSAIGSWTGTPLRDFLKLIGADTRAKYVWFQCADKDGYNSPLDMRTALHPQTQMTFKYANETLPRAYGFPMKIRVPTKLGFKNPKYVVSMEVTNEYKGGYWEDQGYNSFSGS, from the coding sequence ATGGCCAAGCGTTCATTCCTGATCCCCGGCGTCGACAAGCGGTTGCTGATCAAGGACTCCATCAAGGTGATGCCGGATATCGCCCGCCGCCGCTTCATCGCGGGCGGCGCCAGTCTCGGCGCATTGACGCTGCTCGCCGGCTGCGACGTGATCGACTCGTCCTCGGCCGACAATTTGCTGGCGAAGGTCTCGAAATTCAACGACGCGGTGCAGGATTTCATTTTCAATCCCGATGCGCTGGCGCCGACCTTCCCCGAGAGCGCGATTACAAAGCCATTTCCGTTCAACGCCTATTATGATCTCGACGACGCGCCGGAAGTCGATGGCGACAACTGGAAGCTCGAGGTGCGCGGCCTCGTCGACAACAAGAAGTCGTGGACGTTGCCCGAGCTCACCAAGCTGCCGCAGTTTACGCAAGTGACCCGCCATATCTGCGTCGAAGGCTGGAGCGCGATCGGCAGCTGGACCGGCACTCCGCTCCGCGATTTCCTCAAGCTGATCGGCGCTGACACGCGCGCGAAATACGTCTGGTTCCAGTGCGCCGACAAGGACGGCTACAACTCGCCTTTGGACATGCGCACCGCGCTGCATCCGCAGACCCAGATGACGTTCAAATACGCCAACGAAACGTTGCCGCGCGCCTACGGCTTCCCGATGAAGATCCGCGTGCCGACCAAGCTCGGCTTCAAGAACCCGAAATACGTGGTCTCGATGGAAGTCACCAACGAGTACAAGGGCGGCTATTGGGAAGACCAGGGCTATAATTCGTTCAGCGGGAGCTAA
- a CDS encoding YbfB/YjiJ family MFS transporter has translation MLAPDRPPLEAHPARLILTLSLAATVGLGIGRFAYALVLPDMREDLGWSYSAAGFMNTINAVGYLVGALVASRLIQRVGWSAAIRGGTVACLAALATCALTGNFVALSLARLVLGLGAAAGFVAGGALAATIAQSRPDRANFLLSLFYAGPGVGILASGLIAPFTLQHFGPGSWWIVWWALTLLSAVMTVPLFLVRIESEARFTEASHASFALRPVLIYLASYFLFGAGYIAYMTFMIAYVRDSGGGAAAQAGFWGLIGMSAFVTPWVWRRVLALDRGGLATAIILGTNAIGAGLPMLGHSTAWLATSAVVFGVAFFAVVGSTTAFVRFNYPPETWPRAIAAMTISFGVGQTLGPIVVGAITDALGSLSYALNVSAGLLALGAVLALCQRKVGPKNSVP, from the coding sequence TTGCTCGCCCCAGACCGTCCCCCGTTAGAGGCCCATCCCGCGCGGCTGATCCTGACCCTGTCGCTGGCGGCGACCGTCGGGCTCGGCATCGGCCGTTTTGCCTACGCGCTGGTGCTGCCTGATATGCGCGAGGACCTCGGCTGGTCCTACTCGGCCGCCGGTTTCATGAACACCATCAACGCCGTCGGCTACCTCGTGGGCGCGCTTGTCGCATCCCGGCTGATCCAGCGCGTCGGCTGGTCGGCGGCGATCCGCGGCGGAACCGTGGCCTGCCTCGCCGCGCTCGCGACCTGCGCGCTGACCGGGAATTTCGTCGCGCTCAGCCTCGCACGCCTGGTGCTCGGCCTGGGTGCCGCAGCCGGCTTCGTCGCCGGCGGCGCGCTGGCTGCAACCATCGCGCAGTCGCGCCCGGACCGCGCCAATTTCCTGCTCAGCCTGTTCTATGCCGGTCCCGGCGTCGGCATTCTCGCATCCGGATTGATCGCGCCGTTCACGCTGCAGCATTTCGGGCCGGGCTCGTGGTGGATCGTGTGGTGGGCGTTGACGCTGCTCTCGGCCGTGATGACCGTGCCGCTGTTCCTGGTCCGCATCGAGAGCGAGGCGCGCTTCACCGAAGCCAGCCATGCTTCCTTCGCGCTTCGCCCCGTGCTGATTTATCTCGCGAGCTACTTCCTGTTCGGCGCCGGCTACATCGCCTACATGACCTTCATGATTGCCTATGTGCGCGACAGCGGCGGCGGAGCCGCGGCGCAGGCGGGTTTCTGGGGCTTGATCGGCATGAGTGCCTTCGTGACGCCCTGGGTCTGGCGTCGCGTGCTCGCGCTCGATCGCGGCGGCCTCGCCACCGCGATCATCCTCGGCACCAACGCGATCGGCGCCGGCTTGCCGATGCTGGGACATTCGACCGCATGGCTTGCGACCTCGGCAGTGGTGTTCGGCGTCGCCTTCTTCGCCGTGGTCGGCTCGACCACCGCCTTCGTCCGCTTCAATTATCCGCCCGAGACCTGGCCGCGCGCGATCGCGGCGATGACGATCTCGTTCGGCGTCGGGCAGACGCTGGGGCCGATCGTGGTCGGCGCCATCACGGATGCGCTGGGGAGTTTGAGTTACGCGCTCAATGTGTCGGCGGGGTTGTTGGCGCTAGGGGCAGTGCTGGCGCTGTGCCAGCGGAAGGTGGGGCCGAAGAACTCGGTGCCGTAG
- the leuB gene encoding 3-isopropylmalate dehydrogenase: protein MATHKLLLLPGDGIGPEVMGEVKRLIDWLNSAGIAKFETDTGLVGGSAYDAHKVSISEGDMAKAMEADAIIFGAVGGPKWDAVPYEVRPEAGLLRLRKDLALFANLRPAVCYPALADASSLKREAVEGLDIVIVRELTGGVYFGEPKTITDLGNGQKRAIDTQVYDTYEIERIGRVAFELARKRKNKVTSMEKRNVMKSGVLWNEVMTQIHKREYPDVTLEHQLADSGGMMLVKAPKQFDVIVTDNLFGDMLSDIAAMLTGSLGMLPSASLGEVDVKSKKRKALYEPVHGSAPDIAGQGLANPIAMISSFGMALRYSFDMGALADKVDAAIAAVLASGLRTADIKSEGATAASTTRMGEAILKELQKLHA, encoded by the coding sequence ATGGCGACCCACAAATTGCTGCTGCTCCCCGGCGACGGTATCGGCCCCGAGGTGATGGGCGAGGTGAAGCGGCTGATCGATTGGCTCAATTCGGCCGGGATCGCCAAATTCGAGACCGACACCGGCCTGGTCGGCGGCTCGGCCTATGACGCCCACAAGGTCTCGATCTCCGAGGGCGACATGGCCAAGGCGATGGAAGCTGACGCCATCATCTTCGGCGCGGTCGGCGGCCCGAAGTGGGATGCAGTGCCCTACGAGGTGCGCCCCGAAGCCGGTCTGCTGCGCCTGCGCAAGGATCTCGCTTTGTTCGCCAACCTCCGCCCCGCCGTCTGCTATCCGGCGCTCGCGGATGCCTCCAGCCTGAAGCGCGAAGCGGTCGAGGGGCTCGACATCGTCATCGTGCGCGAGCTCACCGGCGGCGTCTATTTCGGCGAGCCCAAGACCATCACCGATCTCGGCAACGGCCAGAAGCGCGCCATCGATACCCAGGTCTACGACACCTATGAGATCGAACGCATCGGCCGCGTCGCCTTCGAGCTGGCCCGAAAGCGCAAGAACAAGGTGACGTCGATGGAGAAGCGCAACGTCATGAAGTCGGGCGTGCTTTGGAACGAGGTGATGACCCAAATCCACAAGCGCGAATATCCCGACGTCACGCTTGAGCATCAGCTTGCCGATTCCGGCGGCATGATGCTGGTGAAGGCGCCGAAGCAGTTCGACGTCATCGTCACCGACAATCTGTTCGGCGACATGCTGTCCGACATCGCGGCGATGCTGACCGGATCGCTCGGCATGCTGCCCTCGGCCTCGCTCGGCGAGGTCGACGTCAAGAGCAAGAAGCGCAAGGCGCTCTATGAGCCCGTGCACGGCTCGGCGCCTGATATCGCAGGCCAGGGCCTCGCCAATCCGATCGCGATGATCTCGTCCTTCGGCATGGCGCTGCGTTATTCCTTCGACATGGGCGCGCTCGCCGACAAGGTCGACGCCGCGATCGCCGCGGTGCTCGCCAGTGGCCTGCGCACCGCCGACATCAAGTCGGAAGGCGCCACGGCCGCCTCGACCACGCGGATGGGCGAAGCGATTCTGAAGGAATTGCAGAAGCTGCACGCGTAA
- a CDS encoding DapH/DapD/GlmU-related protein, producing MDTSPRPKIAETIIHETVRRREAQIGRRCEILGHTRIEYASLGDYSYLGENCDVADAVIGKFTAIANSVRIGAPNHPMGRPSQHRFTYVPEYYDATASRDRDFFADRRGDRVVVGNDVWIGHAAILLPGVTVGDGAVIAAGAVVSRDVEPYTIVGGVPARAIRKRFDESVTESLRRIAWWDWSDELIFERLADFRSEAIEDFCRRYDPAFAAGR from the coding sequence ATGGACACCTCACCCCGCCCCAAGATCGCGGAAACCATCATCCATGAGACGGTGCGCCGGCGCGAGGCGCAGATCGGGCGCCGCTGCGAGATCCTCGGCCATACCCGCATCGAATATGCCTCGCTCGGCGACTACTCCTATCTCGGTGAGAACTGCGACGTCGCCGACGCCGTCATTGGCAAGTTCACCGCCATCGCCAATTCGGTGCGGATTGGCGCGCCGAACCATCCGATGGGCCGGCCGTCGCAGCATCGCTTCACCTATGTCCCCGAATATTACGACGCGACGGCGAGCCGCGACCGCGATTTCTTCGCCGATCGCCGTGGTGATCGCGTCGTCGTCGGCAATGACGTCTGGATCGGCCACGCCGCCATCCTGCTGCCGGGCGTCACCGTCGGCGACGGCGCGGTGATCGCCGCGGGCGCGGTCGTCAGCCGCGATGTCGAGCCCTACACCATCGTCGGCGGCGTTCCCGCGCGCGCCATCCGCAAGCGCTTCGATGAGTCCGTCACGGAAAGCCTGCGCCGCATCGCCTGGTGGGATTGGTCGGATGAGCTCATCTTCGAGCGCCTCGCCGATTTTCGCTCCGAGGCGATCGAGGACTTTTGCAGGCGCTATGACCCGGCTTTTGCGGCGGGCCGCTGA